A genomic segment from Amygdalobacter nucleatus encodes:
- the tsaD gene encoding tRNA (adenosine(37)-N6)-threonylcarbamoyltransferase complex transferase subunit TsaD, which translates to MNILAIESSCDETSVAVVKDGRKVLSNVIASSADLQSQFGGVVPEIAAREHVKVIAAVIEQALEEAHCKPETDIDAFAVTAGPGLAGALLVGVSAAKALAFAYKKPLYPVHHLAGHICANFLSDAEFDVPFTGLIVSGGHSHLVTMDQNYDFQILGRTLDDACGEAFDKIARALGKPYPGGPQIDKLAKTGDNTRYAFPTAHLKNNLDFSFSGLKTAALTYINKAKQTAEREGCEFTDILNINDFAASFQTAIVQTLVKHSKLAILQTGAKIFGLAGGVAANNELRQALADMCKKLNVHFTCPDKILCTDNGAMIGASAYYLSISGGKPADSNLNAYPSWSLDQWKKLPQVKVHKKL; encoded by the coding sequence ATGAATATTTTAGCAATTGAATCGTCATGTGATGAAACAAGTGTAGCAGTTGTTAAAGATGGTCGTAAAGTTTTAAGTAATGTTATTGCCTCATCTGCGGATTTGCAGAGCCAATTTGGCGGTGTTGTGCCTGAAATAGCTGCACGCGAGCATGTGAAAGTTATTGCTGCTGTAATCGAACAAGCATTGGAAGAAGCTCATTGCAAACCAGAAACTGATATAGATGCTTTTGCCGTAACAGCTGGCCCTGGCTTAGCGGGTGCTTTGCTAGTTGGTGTAAGTGCAGCGAAAGCCTTAGCTTTTGCCTATAAGAAGCCTTTGTATCCAGTTCACCATTTAGCAGGTCATATCTGCGCAAACTTTTTATCTGATGCTGAATTTGATGTGCCATTTACAGGCTTGATTGTGTCAGGTGGGCATAGCCATTTGGTGACAATGGATCAGAATTATGATTTTCAAATTCTAGGTAGAACCTTGGATGATGCTTGTGGTGAAGCGTTTGATAAAATTGCTCGTGCCTTAGGCAAGCCATATCCAGGTGGACCACAGATTGATAAGTTGGCTAAAACTGGTGACAATACTCGTTATGCCTTCCCAACTGCGCATTTGAAAAATAATTTGGATTTCTCATTTAGTGGCCTGAAAACAGCCGCTTTAACCTATATTAACAAGGCTAAGCAAACAGCAGAGCGTGAGGGTTGTGAATTTACTGATATTTTGAATATCAATGATTTTGCAGCTTCTTTCCAGACAGCTATCGTGCAAACTCTAGTTAAACATTCTAAGTTAGCAATTCTACAAACTGGTGCGAAGATCTTTGGCTTAGCTGGTGGTGTAGCTGCTAATAACGAATTACGTCAGGCTTTGGCTGACATGTGCAAAAAACTTAATGTACATTTCACTTGTCCTGACAAAATATTATGTACAGATAATGGCGCTATGATTGGTGCATCAGCTTATTATTTAAGTATAAGTGGCGGTAAGCCAGCTGATTCAAACTTGAATGCTTATCCATCTTGGTCGCTTGACCAATGGAAAAAATTGCCTCAAGTTAAAGTCCACAAAAAGTTGTAA
- the rpsD gene encoding 30S ribosomal protein S4: protein MATRRGPRFKECRWVGVNAIGHPKAMKRVATHGNLRRSKPTEYRVQMLEKQKLKVYYNIFEKQLIRYYEAALSSEEQTGTALLRLLESRLDNLVYRSGFASSIRMARQMVSHGHILVNGKRIDIPSYQVQVGDVLSLHEKARQVENFANHFREFAGFSLPYVERNTEEFTAKYTRLPEREEIPVEVNDRQIIEFYSR from the coding sequence ATGGCAACTAGAAGAGGTCCACGTTTTAAGGAATGCCGCTGGGTTGGCGTTAATGCTATCGGCCATCCTAAGGCAATGAAGCGCGTTGCTACACATGGTAATTTACGTCGTAGCAAGCCAACTGAATATCGTGTTCAGATGTTGGAGAAGCAGAAGTTAAAGGTTTACTACAACATCTTCGAGAAGCAACTCATTCGTTATTATGAGGCTGCCTTGAGTTCAGAGGAGCAAACAGGTACAGCTCTCTTACGTTTGTTAGAGTCCCGTTTGGATAACTTAGTTTATCGTTCTGGCTTTGCTAGCTCAATTCGTATGGCTCGCCAAATGGTCAGCCATGGCCATATCTTGGTTAACGGCAAGCGCATTGATATTCCATCCTATCAAGTACAGGTCGGTGATGTCCTTTCATTGCATGAGAAGGCTCGTCAGGTTGAGAATTTTGCTAACCACTTCCGTGAGTTCGCAGGTTTCAGCTTACCATATGTTGAGCGTAATACTGAAGAGTTTACAGCTAAGTATACTCGTTTGCCAGAGCGCGAAGAGATCCCAGTTGAAGTTAACGATCGTCAGATCATTGAGTTCTACAGTAGATAG
- a CDS encoding aspartate ammonia-lyase, with translation MKMIDQDLIQRLLDGSYTKAAQPADWHGKTVDRICKHGEIYSHLEEKGEFDYRLESDSIGEKRVPKTAYYGVQTLRAAINFPITGQRLHPYLIESIAELKKASAITNYTVGRLNEEKLQAICQACDEIIAGYLHDAFIVDPIQGGAGTSVNMNANEVIANRAIEILGGEKGDYSIVHPNDAINFAQSTNDVFPSCGKMAAIKLLIEAQSALRDLESALLTKAEEFDDVLKMGRTQLQDAVPIRLGQEFTAYAEGIKRDIKRFDRAIECLSSLPMGGTAIGTGINADVNYVNNIVDNIVKVSHLTLKQADNLIDATQNLDCYTEASGIVKACAVNLSKMSNDLRLLSSGPRCGFNEINLPAMQNGSSIMPGKVNPVIPEVVNQVAFNIIGNDTTITLACEAGQMELNAFEPVIFFNLFQSIETLTQAIRTLIKNCINGITANKEHCLDLVKHSIGIITALNPYIGYKHSASIAKEAQKTGREVAELILEHGVLNEEELKTILDPKSMTQPGIKNNLL, from the coding sequence ATGAAGATGATTGATCAAGATTTGATTCAACGTTTATTGGATGGTTCGTATACTAAGGCAGCACAACCAGCTGACTGGCATGGTAAGACTGTTGATCGTATTTGTAAGCATGGCGAAATATACAGTCATTTGGAAGAAAAAGGTGAATTCGACTATCGCCTTGAGAGTGACTCAATTGGTGAGAAGCGTGTACCTAAGACGGCTTATTATGGCGTACAGACATTAAGAGCTGCTATCAATTTCCCAATTACAGGTCAGAGATTACACCCATATTTGATTGAGTCAATTGCTGAGTTGAAGAAAGCCTCAGCTATTACAAATTACACAGTTGGTCGTTTGAATGAAGAGAAGTTACAGGCAATTTGCCAAGCTTGTGATGAGATTATTGCTGGTTATCTACATGATGCTTTTATTGTAGATCCTATCCAAGGTGGTGCTGGTACTTCTGTTAACATGAATGCCAATGAAGTTATTGCTAACCGTGCGATTGAAATTTTAGGCGGCGAAAAGGGTGATTACAGCATCGTTCATCCTAACGATGCCATTAATTTTGCGCAATCAACGAACGATGTTTTCCCAAGTTGCGGCAAGATGGCAGCCATTAAGCTTTTAATTGAAGCTCAATCTGCTTTACGTGATTTGGAATCAGCACTTTTAACTAAAGCGGAAGAATTTGATGATGTCTTGAAGATGGGTAGAACACAGTTACAAGATGCTGTACCTATTCGTTTGGGCCAAGAATTTACAGCTTATGCTGAAGGCATTAAGCGTGACATCAAACGTTTTGATCGGGCTATCGAATGCTTATCTAGCTTACCTATGGGTGGCACAGCTATTGGTACTGGTATCAATGCTGATGTTAATTATGTAAATAATATCGTTGATAATATCGTCAAAGTCAGTCATTTGACTTTAAAACAAGCTGATAACTTAATTGATGCTACCCAGAACTTAGATTGCTATACAGAAGCTTCGGGTATTGTCAAAGCTTGTGCTGTTAATTTGTCCAAGATGTCCAATGACTTACGCTTGTTAAGTAGCGGCCCTCGTTGTGGCTTTAATGAGATCAACTTGCCAGCCATGCAAAATGGTTCCTCTATTATGCCTGGTAAGGTTAATCCAGTAATTCCTGAAGTTGTGAACCAAGTTGCTTTCAATATTATCGGTAACGACACAACTATCACTTTAGCATGCGAAGCTGGCCAGATGGAATTGAATGCCTTTGAACCAGTTATTTTCTTCAACTTGTTCCAGTCAATTGAAACATTGACCCAAGCAATTCGGACGTTGATTAAGAACTGCATCAACGGCATTACCGCTAATAAGGAACATTGCTTAGACTTAGTTAAACATTCAATTGGTATTATCACAGCTTTGAATCCATACATTGGTTATAAACATTCAGCAAGTATTGCTAAAGAAGCCCAAAAGACGGGAAGAGAAGTAGCAGAGTTAATCCTAGAACATGGCGTGCTTAATGAAGAAGAGCTAAAGACGATACTTGATCCAAAGAGCATGACTCAACCTGGTATTAAGAACAATTTGCTCTAA
- a CDS encoding cell division protein ZapA, producing MQKRRRTEILNKQASLADLYPNIESDVNYMEVGVRRIANNIVSEVVERVQQQTKVVEEPLSNELPDIVKKALHTVALEKQIRQVENTDKLKQASLNEPHLDLIATLKTTPTRQTVTLKIANQNYLISSDADVEYMQMIAAEANLLLKDVKRELAHADKQSIFILALLNALDEKATVAFKLNDQEELLKQSLLITAELKKQKAVLERKIVNYKQKLADLASIFTRISERFSEYKADDNFSAEHFQKLVLQILAGEEVEDQLANRKQLSLQDCLTKEGNKA from the coding sequence ATGCAAAAGCGCAGAAGAACGGAAATATTGAATAAGCAAGCTAGTTTAGCTGATTTGTATCCTAATATAGAATCTGACGTGAATTATATGGAAGTGGGGGTTAGGCGGATTGCAAATAATATTGTGTCCGAGGTAGTCGAGCGTGTACAGCAACAAACTAAAGTAGTTGAAGAGCCACTTTCCAATGAGTTACCAGATATTGTTAAGAAAGCTTTACATACAGTTGCTTTAGAGAAGCAGATAAGACAAGTAGAAAATACAGATAAGCTGAAACAGGCATCTTTGAATGAGCCACATTTAGATTTAATAGCTACACTCAAAACTACTCCAACTAGACAAACAGTTACCTTGAAAATTGCCAACCAGAATTATTTGATCAGTTCCGATGCTGATGTTGAATATATGCAAATGATTGCTGCTGAGGCTAATTTACTTTTGAAAGATGTAAAACGTGAGTTAGCGCATGCTGACAAGCAGTCGATTTTTATTTTAGCTTTGCTGAATGCCTTAGATGAGAAGGCAACGGTTGCTTTTAAGCTAAATGATCAAGAAGAACTTTTAAAGCAGAGCTTGTTAATAACAGCTGAACTAAAAAAACAAAAGGCGGTCTTAGAGCGCAAAATTGTTAACTACAAGCAGAAGTTAGCTGACTTAGCTAGTATTTTCACACGCATTTCAGAACGCTTTAGTGAATACAAAGCAGATGATAATTTTAGTGCCGAGCATTTTCAGAAACTTGTTTTGCAAATCTTAGCTGGTGAAGAAGTGGAAGATCAATTAGCCAATCGCAAGCAATTATCTTTGCAAGACTGTCTAACAAAAGAAGGGAATAAAGCATGA
- the abc-f gene encoding ribosomal protection-like ABC-F family protein, with amino-acid sequence MSLVNLQAVDLAFNEQVIFQNADLTIDAGYKYALVGLNGSGKSTFFRLLNHELSPDHGQVKIAKNCLISYLGQLSLNYLDDLEHIYDNPELNLAEQHMQDLQAQLANLQTKSAKDSLELDKLLEAYSQAQAEFERLGGYSFQANFKAAISGLNLPNTLLEQRPSSLSGGEKMKIALAHCLLRANDLVLLDEPTNHLDLLSVEWLANFINKSKKTFIVVSHDRYFLDQISNRTIMLDGHKFTVYPGNYSQAKQLENEQAQIHEHELEKLTDKLEHEMEVKQTMLSHRNISAYHQREKVVNSLNDKIKNLMQQEVSKPNLKFSFNQPESLGEKDYKRLLIVIKDLEKSYQKKLFSELNLELKANEKIALIGGNGAGKTTLLKILLGEELADGGEIKLYGDLQIAYMGQIINFEDGNMSLLDYMMSDNTIPERFIRAQLANYGFSSENIDKPLSSLSGGERHRIFLAKLINSAPDILFLDEPTNHLDLYSIECLESALERYSGAVIIVSHDRYFVNKIAERVYGFINCHLDSFDSYTAWWQAYLQALANNKAKPKPAEKKEKVEHKTIQSSENKAIKKPSFNKGKIRALKAKAQLVLNNLLDDLTDLETSNQSLLTYSQKQPELYQVYNQHLDLQTRSETLYMDLGALMEVQPEEAVNWSEVQTLTNKWPDLEAELKQAFQYVKALD; translated from the coding sequence ATGAGTTTAGTTAATTTACAAGCCGTTGATTTAGCCTTTAATGAACAAGTTATCTTTCAAAACGCCGATTTAACTATCGATGCTGGCTACAAGTATGCCTTAGTCGGCCTTAACGGTTCGGGCAAATCAACTTTTTTTCGCTTATTGAATCATGAATTAAGCCCAGATCATGGACAAGTTAAGATTGCCAAAAATTGTTTAATTTCCTATTTAGGTCAACTTTCGTTAAATTATTTGGATGATTTAGAGCATATTTATGATAATCCTGAACTTAATCTAGCTGAGCAGCACATGCAAGATTTACAAGCTCAATTAGCGAATCTTCAGACTAAGTCTGCCAAAGATAGTTTGGAATTAGATAAGCTACTTGAAGCATACAGTCAGGCACAAGCTGAATTTGAGCGTTTAGGCGGTTATAGTTTTCAGGCTAATTTTAAGGCCGCTATTTCGGGTTTGAATTTACCTAATACATTACTGGAGCAAAGACCAAGTAGCCTATCTGGTGGTGAAAAGATGAAAATTGCCCTTGCTCACTGCCTCTTAAGAGCTAACGATTTAGTCTTATTGGATGAGCCGACTAACCATTTAGATTTACTCAGTGTCGAATGGTTGGCTAATTTTATCAACAAGTCAAAAAAAACATTCATCGTAGTCAGCCATGACCGTTATTTTTTAGATCAAATCAGCAATCGTACTATCATGCTAGATGGGCATAAGTTTACTGTCTATCCTGGCAATTATAGCCAAGCTAAGCAGCTTGAAAACGAACAAGCTCAAATTCATGAACACGAATTAGAGAAGCTAACAGACAAGCTTGAACACGAGATGGAAGTTAAGCAAACAATGCTTTCACATAGGAATATCAGTGCTTACCATCAACGTGAAAAAGTCGTCAATAGCCTAAATGACAAAATTAAGAACTTAATGCAACAGGAAGTTAGCAAACCAAATTTGAAATTCAGCTTTAATCAGCCAGAAAGTTTGGGTGAAAAAGACTATAAGCGCTTACTCATCGTCATTAAAGATTTAGAGAAATCATATCAAAAGAAGCTATTTTCTGAGCTTAATTTGGAGCTTAAAGCCAATGAAAAAATCGCTTTGATCGGCGGAAATGGGGCTGGCAAAACTACGCTTCTAAAAATTCTGTTAGGGGAAGAATTAGCTGATGGTGGTGAAATAAAACTTTATGGTGATTTGCAAATTGCTTACATGGGCCAAATCATAAATTTCGAAGATGGCAATATGTCGCTTCTTGATTATATGATGTCTGACAATACCATTCCTGAGCGTTTTATTCGTGCCCAATTAGCTAATTATGGTTTTTCAAGCGAAAATATTGATAAGCCCCTATCTTCCCTATCAGGTGGCGAAAGGCATCGAATTTTTCTTGCAAAATTGATTAATTCCGCACCTGATATTCTGTTCCTAGATGAGCCAACCAACCACTTAGACCTCTATTCAATTGAGTGTCTGGAATCGGCCTTGGAACGCTATTCTGGAGCGGTAATTATCGTAAGCCACGATCGTTATTTCGTGAACAAAATTGCTGAGCGTGTTTATGGTTTTATCAACTGTCACTTAGATAGTTTCGACTCTTACACCGCTTGGTGGCAGGCTTATCTACAGGCTTTGGCTAACAACAAGGCTAAGCCTAAGCCAGCTGAAAAAAAAGAAAAAGTTGAGCATAAGACCATACAATCTAGCGAAAACAAAGCCATAAAAAAGCCTTCTTTTAATAAGGGCAAAATTCGTGCCTTAAAAGCCAAAGCCCAGCTTGTGCTCAACAATTTGTTAGATGATTTGACCGATTTAGAAACAAGCAATCAATCTTTGCTTACTTACAGCCAAAAACAACCTGAGTTATATCAAGTATATAATCAACACCTTGATTTACAGACAAGATCAGAAACGCTTTATATGGATTTAGGCGCACTTATGGAAGTTCAGCCTGAAGAGGCAGTTAACTGGTCTGAAGTGCAAACTTTAACTAATAAATGGCCAGATTTAGAAGCTGAGCTTAAACAAGCTTTCCAATATGTGAAAGCCCTAGATTAA
- a CDS encoding dUTP diphosphatase, with translation MMETEIDVRKVKVGFKALQLDVKEPFYRHRGDAGMDVCAADDYLILPGQTVLVSTGFAVELPEGYELQVRPRSGLSLKTNLSIANSPGTIDAGFRDEIKLIVHNNSDFSLAERQAKNDNNIETIDTAYGKLPVYDLTTKGALHGAYKICRGDRIAQLVLAPIYQVEWSEASGEPDFDRKGGFGHSGLA, from the coding sequence ATGATGGAAACAGAGATTGACGTACGTAAAGTTAAAGTGGGTTTTAAAGCGCTTCAATTAGATGTTAAAGAACCATTTTATCGCCATCGTGGCGATGCTGGCATGGATGTGTGCGCAGCTGATGACTATTTAATATTGCCAGGTCAAACTGTTTTGGTAAGTACAGGCTTTGCAGTTGAATTACCTGAAGGCTATGAATTACAAGTGCGTCCAAGAAGTGGTTTAAGCCTGAAAACCAACTTAAGTATCGCAAATAGCCCTGGTACGATTGATGCTGGCTTTAGAGATGAAATTAAGTTGATTGTACACAACAATTCAGATTTTAGTCTGGCTGAAAGACAAGCTAAGAACGATAATAATATAGAAACGATTGACACTGCATATGGCAAGCTGCCTGTTTATGATTTGACTACAAAAGGAGCCCTCCATGGTGCTTATAAGATTTGTCGAGGCGATCGTATAGCCCAATTGGTGCTTGCACCTATTTATCAGGTGGAGTGGTCAGAAGCTTCAGGTGAGCCTGATTTTGATCGTAAAGGTGGTTTTGGTCATAGCGGCTTAGCTTAA
- a CDS encoding glucose-6-phosphate isomerase, protein MLNFNYTNAAPFLAKNELAALQAQLQIADKALHDGSNLGSDFLGWVDLPTNYDQAELDTILQIAERLRKEIDCLVVIGIGGSYLGARAVHSAFAQSLTGQVKNSPELLFAGFQLSGDYMNELLHYLEGKRFAINVISKSGTTTEPAVSFRILRSLLEKQVGAEKARSLIFATTDAHKGALKQFSTDKGYQTFVVPDNVGGRFTVLTAVGLFPLAVAGIDVKKLLEGAKSMQDLCAQTKDLTNPSWAYAALRNSLYRQGKGIEILVNYDLRLNYFSEWWKQLFGESEGKFKRGIFPASVSNTTDLHSMGQFIQEGKRAMFETVLWVNKSNSSCLIPNDPDNIDGLNFLSGKELQEVNHKAMQGTAIAHADGGVPNSLLTIDSISEYDLGQMIYFFEYAVGLSGYLNAVNPFDQPGVELYKQNMYALIGKPGFEERKQELEARLAEQAE, encoded by the coding sequence ATGTTGAATTTTAATTACACTAATGCCGCTCCATTTTTAGCTAAGAATGAATTAGCAGCATTGCAGGCTCAGTTGCAGATTGCTGATAAGGCTTTACATGATGGTAGCAATTTAGGTTCTGACTTTTTGGGTTGGGTTGATTTGCCAACTAATTATGATCAAGCAGAGCTAGATACAATTTTACAAATTGCTGAGAGATTGCGTAAGGAGATTGATTGCTTAGTTGTCATTGGTATTGGCGGTTCCTATTTAGGTGCACGTGCCGTTCATTCAGCCTTCGCTCAATCTTTGACAGGTCAAGTTAAAAATAGTCCTGAATTGTTGTTTGCTGGTTTCCAATTGTCTGGTGACTACATGAATGAATTGTTGCATTACCTAGAGGGTAAGCGCTTTGCTATTAATGTAATTTCTAAGTCTGGTACAACGACAGAACCTGCCGTCAGCTTCCGTATTTTGCGTTCCTTATTGGAGAAGCAAGTTGGCGCTGAAAAAGCTCGTTCCTTAATTTTTGCTACAACAGACGCTCACAAAGGTGCTTTGAAACAATTCTCAACTGATAAGGGCTATCAGACTTTTGTTGTTCCTGACAATGTAGGTGGTCGTTTCACTGTTTTGACAGCTGTCGGTTTATTCCCATTGGCTGTAGCTGGTATTGATGTCAAAAAATTGTTAGAAGGTGCAAAGTCTATGCAGGATCTTTGCGCTCAAACCAAAGATTTGACTAACCCAAGCTGGGCTTATGCCGCTTTACGTAATAGTTTATATCGTCAAGGAAAAGGCATTGAAATTTTAGTCAACTACGATTTACGTTTGAATTACTTCTCCGAGTGGTGGAAACAACTATTTGGTGAGAGTGAAGGTAAGTTTAAGCGCGGTATCTTCCCAGCTTCAGTAAGTAATACAACTGATTTGCATAGCATGGGGCAGTTCATCCAAGAGGGTAAGCGAGCCATGTTTGAAACGGTTTTGTGGGTCAACAAGAGTAATTCCAGTTGCTTAATTCCAAATGACCCTGATAATATCGATGGCTTGAATTTCTTATCTGGTAAAGAATTGCAAGAAGTTAATCACAAGGCTATGCAAGGTACAGCTATTGCCCATGCTGATGGCGGCGTACCTAACAGTTTGTTGACAATTGATAGCATCAGTGAATATGACTTAGGTCAGATGATTTACTTCTTTGAATATGCAGTTGGTTTGAGTGGCTATCTCAATGCCGTTAATCCATTTGATCAACCAGGTGTCGAACTATACAAGCAAAATATGTATGCCTTGATTGGTAAACCTGGCTTTGAAGAGCGTAAACAAGAGTTAGAAGCTCGTTTAGCTGAGCAAGCTGAGTGA
- the smpB gene encoding SsrA-binding protein SmpB — protein sequence MKEGSGHQICYNRRARHEYNILETYECGVVLQGTEVKSIRLGNTSLTEAYAQIKQGEVWLYGWQISKYEQGNIFNSDPLRAKKLILHRREINKLANKVKLNGLTLVPLSLYFKNNHVKLELALASGKKLYDKREDMKKKAVEREVRSKYAQI from the coding sequence ATGAAAGAGGGTAGTGGCCATCAGATTTGTTACAACCGTCGGGCTAGACATGAGTACAATATTCTTGAAACCTACGAATGTGGCGTTGTGTTGCAGGGCACAGAAGTTAAGTCGATTCGCCTAGGTAATACCAGCTTGACAGAGGCCTATGCTCAGATTAAGCAAGGCGAAGTTTGGTTGTATGGTTGGCAAATTTCTAAGTATGAGCAGGGCAATATTTTTAATTCTGATCCGCTCAGAGCTAAGAAATTGATCTTACATCGGCGTGAGATTAATAAGCTAGCCAATAAAGTGAAGCTGAATGGTCTAACGTTAGTGCCGTTAAGCTTGTATTTCAAAAATAATCACGTCAAATTAGAGTTGGCCTTGGCTAGCGGTAAGAAGCTCTATGATAAACGTGAGGATATGAAGAAGAAGGCAGTTGAGCGCGAAGTTCGGTCTAAATATGCCCAAATTTGA
- a CDS encoding tyrosine-type recombinase/integrase: MTLISSVDLSSKIILDLLYDYAIKNEVLSPEAKKIMDYVDISDVQVEDSNKVKLRLYTQEEINTLWQLEDDFNAKIALVLLYTGMRSGELYNLRLNDIHIDERYIDVKHAKTEAGIRQVPICEKIVSLLEDLMYASTSEKLFERNKNTVFYYQMLPFLKSHNTVHTTHDTRHTFITRMVELGIDSRVLNF; encoded by the coding sequence ATGACTTTGATTTCTTCTGTAGATTTATCTTCTAAAATCATTCTTGATCTGCTTTATGACTATGCAATTAAGAACGAAGTTTTATCACCAGAAGCCAAGAAGATAATGGACTACGTCGATATATCAGATGTTCAGGTAGAAGACAGCAACAAAGTTAAGCTCCGCTTATACACGCAAGAAGAGATTAACACTTTATGGCAACTTGAAGATGATTTTAATGCTAAGATTGCGCTAGTGCTGCTTTATACAGGTATGCGTAGCGGCGAGCTATACAATTTAAGACTTAACGACATACACATAGATGAGCGCTATATCGATGTTAAACATGCCAAAACTGAAGCTGGCATCAGACAAGTGCCTATTTGTGAGAAGATAGTAAGCTTACTGGAAGACTTAATGTATGCCTCGACGAGCGAAAAGCTTTTTGAGCGTAATAAAAACACTGTTTTCTATTACCAGATGCTGCCATTTTTGAAATCGCATAACACGGTACACACTACGCACGACACCAGGCATACATTTATAACTCGTATGGTTGAACTAGGCATTGATTCTCGTGTCCTTAACTTTTAA
- a CDS encoding ribosomal RNA small subunit methyltransferase A: MALDNTQESGFDPGYVANLEHKFKKAWGQNFLRYQKDAISLLKSIDLEENTLVIEVGAGGGALTEALLRRHFRVLAFEIDLSLRDFLNERFSKQLETGELHLLCEDALQIDWRSLFKSELNLAVISNLPYSETRELILKIYAEVGEKLEVLALMLQTEAISRLTAASSKQSNYQAKLYGPQAVFTQLLFAKACSQKISASAFYPVPKVNNSFVTLVRDKGKFAKCSSLLAQAKLDLADFFPYFADFLQLVFKQRRKQLLNSAFSSDEQQAALAFFRELELKASVRAEELEPLELFQLAIAMYNKENKKSD; the protein is encoded by the coding sequence ATGGCGCTTGATAATACGCAAGAATCTGGCTTTGATCCTGGCTATGTAGCTAACTTAGAGCATAAATTTAAGAAAGCTTGGGGTCAGAACTTTTTGCGCTATCAAAAAGACGCTATTTCCTTGTTGAAATCAATCGACTTAGAAGAAAATACATTGGTAATCGAGGTTGGTGCTGGTGGGGGCGCTTTGACAGAAGCGCTCCTCAGGCGCCATTTTCGTGTCTTAGCATTTGAAATTGATTTAAGCTTGCGTGACTTTCTCAATGAGCGCTTTTCTAAGCAATTAGAAACTGGCGAATTACATTTACTGTGTGAAGATGCTTTACAAATTGATTGGCGTTCATTGTTTAAATCTGAGCTAAACTTGGCTGTCATATCCAATTTGCCTTATTCAGAGACACGCGAATTAATTTTGAAAATTTATGCCGAAGTGGGTGAAAAACTAGAAGTGTTAGCTTTGATGTTGCAAACAGAAGCCATTTCACGCTTGACGGCTGCTAGCTCTAAACAGAGTAATTATCAAGCTAAACTCTATGGACCGCAGGCTGTTTTTACCCAACTACTATTTGCTAAAGCTTGTAGTCAGAAAATTAGTGCTAGTGCATTTTACCCCGTACCCAAAGTGAATAATAGTTTTGTTACCTTAGTCAGAGATAAAGGAAAATTTGCTAAATGTAGCTCGTTATTAGCACAAGCTAAGCTAGATCTAGCTGATTTTTTCCCTTATTTTGCTGATTTTCTGCAGTTAGTATTCAAACAGAGACGCAAACAGTTATTAAATTCTGCTTTTAGTTCAGATGAGCAACAAGCAGCTTTAGCTTTTTTTAGAGAACTTGAACTGAAAGCATCCGTTCGGGCTGAAGAGTTAGAACCGTTAGAACTTTTTCAATTAGCGATAGCCATGTATAATAAAGAAAACAAGAAAAGTGACTGA